TGATGGCATTTTGCTCGGCAAAATACATTAAATCAGTAATGGTGAGCATGCCGCAAAGTTGGCCTTGGTCGGTAATTGGCAAATGGTGAATATGGCGACTAGTCATAGCTATCAAGGCATTAAAGGCGGTATTTCTAACATCCATGGTGGTGATGTCAGCAGTCATAATCGCGCTAATTGGCTCACTGGGGGCAACCCCTTGGGCAATGCAGCGGCGACGAAAGTCTTTGTCGGTCACTATGCCGCATACTTTGTTCGCGTCATCGACAACAACCAGACAGGAGAAACCTAATTCCGTCATTTTTTGTGCCGTTTCGCTGATGCTGCTAGTGAGCTTAATCGTCGCGGCTGGCGACTGATACAGTTGATCGATCCCTGTATTGGCTAATGTCGCATCAACCATCGCCTGTTCATGCAAGGCGGTGACTTGGTTTTTTAGTCGCTCTGCTGCTGAACGCTCAAAAAAGTGAATAATGGCGGGGGTATCACTAAAACAGTCAAGTAGGGCTTGTTTTTCAATGCAGTAGAGCAGGCAGTCTTCTTCGGCAATTACCTCAATATCTGGATATTTATCTGGATAGCAAAATACCGTACAGATATCGCCTTCGCCATATTTGCCTATCAATTCCTTGTCTCGCTCTTGAGCAGAGAGCTCGGTTTTGACTGCTGTTTTTACATAGCTAAGTGCCCCCTTGCGCACAATATAAAAATTCGGGGTATTGGTTGCTTTGAGGGAATCCGGTGGCAGCTGCTGATGCTGGGTGATATAGCAAATATTAATGTGACTGACGAGCTTGACGATACGTTCAAGTGGCACTTGCTCAAACGGTGCGATCCCTCCAATAAAGGCATAAATTTCACTGAGTTCGTTATCCATGCTTTACCTACCTTGATATGGCCTAGCTTATTCGTATCTGCCAGTCGCGATTACCTTGTTCTTTTTTAGGCGAGCACAGCGGTGTGGTCAACGGTTTTCACCCCAACCTAGACTAAAGTTGAATATCTCAGCGAAAACTTCCTTGCTAGTGTTTAGCTCAAGGTAGGCTCAATAACATTCTAAAAAAGCCTACTTACAGATTGATACTAATAACACAACAGGCGACACGAGGAGATCATTGTGGAAACAAGTTACTGGCAGGAGAACCTGCGACTTATTTTAATCTGTCTCGCAATATGGTTTATCGTATCGTTCGGCTTTGGCTTATTGCTTGTTGAACCGCTAAACACAATTCGTTTAGGTGGTTACAAACTAGGTTTCTGGTTTGCTCAGCAAGGTTCAATTTATACCTTTGTCGGATTGATATTCTGGTATGCCCACAAAATGAATCAACTAGATAAAAAATATAATGTGGAGGACCAGTAATGGACGAGTTAAAACTTTATACGTGGATCGCCGTTGGCGGTACCTTCGGTTTATATTTCTTCTTAGCCTGGTGGGCACGTGCTGGCTCAACCAGCGAATTCTATGCCGCTGGTGGTGGCATAAGCCCATTGCAAAACGGTATGGCGATTGGTGCTGACTGGATGAGTGCGGCATCGTTTATTTCGATGGCGGGTTTAATTGCCTTTTTAGGGTATGGCGGCTCGGTATTCTTGATGGGCTGGACAGGTGGCTATGTGCTACTAGCAATGTGTTTAGCGCCTTATATGCGCAAACACGGCAAATTTACTGTACCTGAATTTATTGGTGACCGATTCTATTCACGCACCGCTCGTATTGTTGCTGTTGTCTGTTTAATTATTGCCTCAGTAACATACATTATCGGCCAAATGAAAGGGGTCGGCGTTGCCTTCTCTCGCTTCTTGGAAGTGGAATACGACATGGGGCTTTATATTGGCATGGGTGTGGTTTTTGTTTACGCAACCCTTGGCGGTATGAAAGGTATTACCTACACGCAAATTGCCCAGTATGTGGTGTTAATCACGGCTTATACCATTCCAGCAATTTTCATTTCATTACAGTTAACCGGTAACCCAATCCCCCAATTAGGCTTAGGTTCAACACTCGCCGATGGCAGTGGTGTCTATTTGCTTGATAAGCTGGATATGGTAGTCACCGATCTCGGTTTTAAAGAATATACCACCTCAACGCTTGGCTCGGTTGAAATGTTCGCCTATACCATGTCGTTGATGATAGGTACGGCGGGCTTACCGCACGTTATTATGCGCTTCTTTACGGTACCGTCAGTAAAAGCGGCTCGTCAATCTGCGGGCTACGCCTTGGTTTTCATAGCATTGCTTTACACAGTTGCCCCGGCCGTTGGCGCAATGGCACGCTTCAACTTGATGAATACCATTGAGCCCGCTGCGGGTGAGAATCTGGTATACGATGAGCGTCCACAGTGGTTTAAAGACTGGGAACGTACTGGTCTACTGCAGTTTGAAGACAAAAATGGCGATGGCAAAATTCAATATACCTCAGATGCGGCGACCAATGAAATGGTCAAAGTTGACCGCGACATTATGGTGTTGGCGAACCCATCAATTGCGAATTTACCGAACTGGGTAATTGCACTTGTTGCGGCAGGTGGCCTAGCGGCTGCTCTCTCCACAGCGGCAGGCCTCCTGTTAGCGATATCGTCAGCGGTATCGCACGACTTGATGAAAGGGGTTTTGGTGCCTGATATGAGTGAGAAAACTGAGTTGCGTGCCAGTCGGATTGTGATGACCTTGTCGATACTGTTTGCTGGCTACCTTGGCCTGAATCCCCCCGGTTTCGCCGCTGGTACTGTTGCACTCGCCTTTGGTTTAGCAGCATCCAGTATCTTCCCAGCACTGATGATGGGTATTTTCTCGAAGAAAATGAGTAGCAAAGCGGCAATTGCAGGTATGTGTGCAGGCCTTGGGGTAACCATGCTGTACGTGTTCCAGCACAAAGGCATCATGTTTATTCCAGGTACCTCATTTATGGGCGGTATGGAGCAAAACTGGTTCTTCGGAATTTCACCAAACGCATTTGGTTCGGTCGGCGCTTTAGTTAACTTTGCTGTTGCCTTTATTGTGCTGAAAGCAACAGGGCCTGCACCAAGCGAAATTCAAGAGTTAGTGGAAAACTTCCGTACGCCACATGGCCAAATTGCCAGTGCGCATGACCATTAATTCGATTCGCACAGAGGCGTTAGCTGAAATGCTTTGAGAGTTTGTTGTACTCGAGGCTTTGGGTAATCTAGGTGTCACCCTAGATTACCCTTTTTTCACTCATATTTATTAGAGGTTATATGAACAAACATACCAAGCTGGCAATTTTTGTCGCGCCATTTTTACTACTAGGTGGCTATATCGCCTCAGATTACTATTTGGAATATCAAGCGAGTCAAGACAAGGTCGTTGAATTGGTGCCTGATGGTCATTGTGATGTCATCAATGAAAAGTGTGTTTTTGCAGCCGGTGATTTGCTTGTTAATGTTTATGATAAAAATGGTGTTACTGGCGTTAACTCAACCTACCCCATCGACAGTGCGGTACTGTTTATTGTCGATAGTGCTAAGCAATATCAAACCTATAATTTAGCCATGGCAAACAGCCCCTACTATTGGCAGCAACCAACGGATTTGCGTGAGCGAATTAGCGAAAAAGGTGAAAAACAGCGGATGCGGGTGATAGTGACAATAAAAGGTGGTAAATATATTAGTGAGTTTTATAGTCAAACTGTGCAATAAGCGAAGGGCGTTTGCTTATCGTTTCATTTATCTAACAAGGATGCTTTAAATTTATGTTCGCCAATTGGCAATTAATCGTTGTTAGTTTTAGTTATATTGGCTTGCTGTTTGGTATTGCTTATCTTGGCGACAAGTATCGCCATCAGTTAACTAAACAGTGGCAGCCGCTAATTTATGCCATGACCATGGGCGTGTATTGCACCTCGTGGAGCTTTTTAGGCACAACGGGGCAAGCGGCAACAGATTTTCTCTCTCATCTCCCAATTTTCTTGGGCCCCATTTTACTCTTTGTTTTCGCATGGCCGTTTTTGTTGCGCATGATCCGCGTCAGTATCAAGCTGAACCTGACATCGATTGCTGACTTGTTGGCGGCGCGCTTTGGTAAATCTCATAATTTGGCGATTTTAGTAACGATCGTTGCTCTAGTTGGTACCATGCCGTATTTGGCATTGCAGCTAAAAGGCATTGTTTATTCATTTGAGCAATTGCAAGGCAGCTCGCCAATTAACACCACTCAGCTTGGCCTGATCATTAGCTTGGTTTTAGCAGGTTTCACTATTGTATTTGGCGTGCGTCAGCTCGATGTGACTGAGCGCCACCCGGGCGTAATGTTGGCTATAGCTTTTGAGTCTATGGTTAAACTGATTGCCTTTATCATTATTGGCGTGTTTGTTTGCTTCTTTTTGTTCGACTCGCCACAAGCCTTATGGCAGCAATCAAATGCTCAAGCACAAATAGCAAGCCAGTTAGAGTTTTCTAACTTAACTGGGTTATTGGCCATGTTAATTGTCGTGATGGCGGCGTTTTTATCATTACCACGACAGTTTCAGGTGATGGTGGTTGAGCTGCAAGATGAGCGAGATACTCGACTGGCGCGTTCATTGTTCCCCATTTACTTATTAATTTTTGCGTTGCTGGCGATTCCAATGGGCTTAGCGGGTAAAGAATTGTTAGGTAATCAAGTACCAGCAGATACCTACGTACTCTTTTTACCCGCCGTTGGTGGCCAGAACTGGATGTCATTACTGGCCTTTTTAGGAGCAATTTCGGCAGCCAGTTCTATGGTGATTATTGCCGCGATAGCACTTAGCACTATGCTCAGCAATGAAATTGTTTTTCCATTGCTGTACCGTTATCGCGGTCGAAAACAAGATCTTTCATTCAATGAGTTTCGCGTTAACTTACTGAAAATAAGAAAGCTATTAGTGCTGTGTGTGATCATGCTGGGCTATATGGTGTTTTTACTGGCATCACCAGATACGTTAGCGGCGCTTGGCGTGGTGGCATTTGGCGCTTTTGCGCAACTAACCCCTGCATTGTTGGCTGCGTTCTATTGGCGAGGCGCTAGTTTAACGGGTGTTTTTGCCGGCATTTTAGTGGGTTTTTCGATGTGGCTGGTGTTGAGCTTTTTACCGCAAATGGGGCTGGGATTTGACGGTTATAGCGATGCTTTAGCTGAAAGTAGCACTATGGTTAGCTTATTGAGCTTGCTCGCTAACATTTTTGTCATGTACATCATTTCGCAAGTGAGTCGCCAAAGTGTGCAAGAACGCGTGCAAGCTTCAGTATTTCTTGAATGGCAGGCACCCGAGGCGAAGACCAAACAACACAAGAAAACTGTCAGCCCCAAAGAGCTTGAGCTACTGGTGTCGCGCTTTATTGGTCAGCAAAAAGCACGTGAGCATTTTACTGCGTTTAATGCCTCAGTGAATAAAGTCGTGATTGGTGCTGCGCAATATAATCAGCAATTATTGGAATTTACCGAAAACAAGCTGGCGAGCACAATGGGGGCATCGTCAGCGCGCTTGGTTTTGTCATCGGCACTAGAGGGGCGAGACTTTGCACTAGACGAACTGGCGATATTGGTGGAAGAAGCGTCGAGCCAACAGCAACGCTTTAGCCAATCACTGCTGCAAAGCGCCATTGAAAACGCCAGCGAAGGTATTTCCATTATTGATAAAGATCTTAATTTAGTGGCGTGGAATAAAAAGTATATCGACTTATTCGGCTATTCAGAGTCTGTGGTGTATGTCGGTAGTCCAGTTGCTTCACTTATCCGCTTTAACCTTGAACGCGGGCTTTATGAAGCGGATCAAGTTGAGCAGCAAGTTCAGCGTCGTATCGATTTCCTTAGACAAGGTAGCCCGCATAGTTCAGAACGGGAACTTGGCGATAAGGTGATTCGTATTCAAGGAAATCCATTGCCAGATGGTGGTTTTGTGATGCTGTTTTCCGATATTAGTGCCTACCGTCAGGCGGAAAAAGTACTCAAAGATGCCAATGTAGATTTAGAAGCCTTAGTGGATGAGCGCACCGAAAAGCTGGCGAAAGTGAATCGTGAGTTGGCGCAAGCACGACACAAGGCCGAGCAAGCACATCAACAGAAAAGCTTGTATTTAAAGGCTTGTAGCCACGATTTGATGCAGCCAATTGAGGCGGCGCGTTTGTTTAGTGAAGCCTTGGCAAATCAACCGTTATCAGCACAGCAGCAAAAGCAAGTTGAGAACATAGGTCACTCGCTCAAAGTCGCTAATGACTTATTGTCAGACTTGGCAGAAATCACTCGAATTGAGAGTGGTAAAATTAGCCCTGATGTTGAGCCATTTGCGCTGCAAAGCTTATTTGATGAAATTGCCAATGAGTTTTCACTCTCCGCTCAGCAACATGGTATGCGTTTCACCGTCAAGCCAACCAAGATTTGGGTGTACTCGGATCGCTACCTGCTAAGGCGCATGTTGCAAAACTTGATCACTAACGCATTTCGCTACGCCAGCCCTGGATGCTTGTTATTAGGGGTAAGACGCCGTGCCAATAAAGTACAGGTTCAAGTGATTGATACTGGGCCGGGTATCGCGCAAACGCAACAAGCACTGGTGTTTGAACAGTTCACTCAACTGGCGAGTGAATCACAACACAAAGGCAAGGGCTTAGGGCTAGGCTTAAGCATTACCCAAGGGATCAGTCAGGTACTTGGTCACAAGTTATCGCTGCACTCGGAGCTCGGTCACGGCTGTTGCTTTGCCATTGACGTTCCGCGAATAGAAGCTGCGAGTAAACCTGTTGCTCAAGCGATTAAGCCAGTCGCACTCAATGGTATTTGCGTGCTGTGTATTGATGATGACGAAGACGTGTTAGCTGGTATGGTGGAAATGCTTTCCAGTTGGCAGTGTGAGGTATTAGCGGCTAATAACGTCACTAGTGCTGTTGAGATGTTTGAGCAACATAAGTTTAATATCGATATTCTTTTAGTGGATTACCAATTGTCAGCAACAGAAAATGGTATTGCATTAATCAAAACATTACGTGAGATGACGAATGTTTATCTGCCCGCTATTTTAGTTAGTGCAAGCAGTGAACAAGGGCTCAGCGACAACGCCGCTGGTGCAGATATCGGCTTTATGCGTAAAATGGTTAAACCTGCCGCTTTGAGGGCAATGATGAGTGCTAAGTTAAGTGAGCAACTGCACCGACAGTTTGTTGGTGAACGAGGCTAATCGCTTGCGCAGGTCGCCTCGCTAAGTCAACGCTAATTGTTGCTAATGACACTAGTGTGAAAAGTCATGATCGCCTAAGTCTAATTGACTAATGGCAATCACTGCCTGCGTGCGATTGCGGACATTTAATTTCTTAAATATCGCTGTGGCATGTGCCTTAATCGTGGCTTCTGAGACATTCAGGTCATAGGCGATCTGCTTATTAAGCATACCTTCGGCGAACATCAGTAATATTTTATGCTGTTGTTGGGTTAGGCTAGCGACGCGCTCGGCAATATC
The nucleotide sequence above comes from Thalassotalea euphylliae. Encoded proteins:
- a CDS encoding DUF4212 domain-containing protein, with protein sequence METSYWQENLRLILICLAIWFIVSFGFGLLLVEPLNTIRLGGYKLGFWFAQQGSIYTFVGLIFWYAHKMNQLDKKYNVEDQ
- a CDS encoding sodium:solute symporter family protein, producing the protein MDELKLYTWIAVGGTFGLYFFLAWWARAGSTSEFYAAGGGISPLQNGMAIGADWMSAASFISMAGLIAFLGYGGSVFLMGWTGGYVLLAMCLAPYMRKHGKFTVPEFIGDRFYSRTARIVAVVCLIIASVTYIIGQMKGVGVAFSRFLEVEYDMGLYIGMGVVFVYATLGGMKGITYTQIAQYVVLITAYTIPAIFISLQLTGNPIPQLGLGSTLADGSGVYLLDKLDMVVTDLGFKEYTTSTLGSVEMFAYTMSLMIGTAGLPHVIMRFFTVPSVKAARQSAGYALVFIALLYTVAPAVGAMARFNLMNTIEPAAGENLVYDERPQWFKDWERTGLLQFEDKNGDGKIQYTSDAATNEMVKVDRDIMVLANPSIANLPNWVIALVAAGGLAAALSTAAGLLLAISSAVSHDLMKGVLVPDMSEKTELRASRIVMTLSILFAGYLGLNPPGFAAGTVALAFGLAASSIFPALMMGIFSKKMSSKAAIAGMCAGLGVTMLYVFQHKGIMFIPGTSFMGGMEQNWFFGISPNAFGSVGALVNFAVAFIVLKATGPAPSEIQELVENFRTPHGQIASAHDH
- a CDS encoding hybrid sensor histidine kinase/response regulator; this translates as MFANWQLIVVSFSYIGLLFGIAYLGDKYRHQLTKQWQPLIYAMTMGVYCTSWSFLGTTGQAATDFLSHLPIFLGPILLFVFAWPFLLRMIRVSIKLNLTSIADLLAARFGKSHNLAILVTIVALVGTMPYLALQLKGIVYSFEQLQGSSPINTTQLGLIISLVLAGFTIVFGVRQLDVTERHPGVMLAIAFESMVKLIAFIIIGVFVCFFLFDSPQALWQQSNAQAQIASQLEFSNLTGLLAMLIVVMAAFLSLPRQFQVMVVELQDERDTRLARSLFPIYLLIFALLAIPMGLAGKELLGNQVPADTYVLFLPAVGGQNWMSLLAFLGAISAASSMVIIAAIALSTMLSNEIVFPLLYRYRGRKQDLSFNEFRVNLLKIRKLLVLCVIMLGYMVFLLASPDTLAALGVVAFGAFAQLTPALLAAFYWRGASLTGVFAGILVGFSMWLVLSFLPQMGLGFDGYSDALAESSTMVSLLSLLANIFVMYIISQVSRQSVQERVQASVFLEWQAPEAKTKQHKKTVSPKELELLVSRFIGQQKAREHFTAFNASVNKVVIGAAQYNQQLLEFTENKLASTMGASSARLVLSSALEGRDFALDELAILVEEASSQQQRFSQSLLQSAIENASEGISIIDKDLNLVAWNKKYIDLFGYSESVVYVGSPVASLIRFNLERGLYEADQVEQQVQRRIDFLRQGSPHSSERELGDKVIRIQGNPLPDGGFVMLFSDISAYRQAEKVLKDANVDLEALVDERTEKLAKVNRELAQARHKAEQAHQQKSLYLKACSHDLMQPIEAARLFSEALANQPLSAQQQKQVENIGHSLKVANDLLSDLAEITRIESGKISPDVEPFALQSLFDEIANEFSLSAQQHGMRFTVKPTKIWVYSDRYLLRRMLQNLITNAFRYASPGCLLLGVRRRANKVQVQVIDTGPGIAQTQQALVFEQFTQLASESQHKGKGLGLGLSITQGISQVLGHKLSLHSELGHGCCFAIDVPRIEAASKPVAQAIKPVALNGICVLCIDDDEDVLAGMVEMLSSWQCEVLAANNVTSAVEMFEQHKFNIDILLVDYQLSATENGIALIKTLREMTNVYLPAILVSASSEQGLSDNAAGADIGFMRKMVKPAALRAMMSAKLSEQLHRQFVGERG